One segment of Vibrio gazogenes DNA contains the following:
- a CDS encoding sugar kinase: MKHIAIIGECMIELNGKPFGPMQQTFGGDTLNAAVYLCRGCAANAEPESIKVSYVTALGRDPLSQGMLSRWHQEGLDTELVLRDEQRSPGLYLIQLDEQGERTFLYWRNQSAARYLMQHPEIHQIKAALTDVDMVFLSGITLAILPEQDRMELLNLLAKLRQQGVEIAFDSNFRPALWPDDHHVTVKTIYEAMYRLTDLALVTFDDEQQLWGDLTPTHTLNRLKKLGVQRCVVKIGADGCLVQGDDTSVHTVATTPVAQVVDTTSAGDSFNGGFLSAYLAGYGLIASCQRGNQLAGTVIQHRGAIIDPIYTQAALLSQ; this comes from the coding sequence ATGAAACATATCGCCATTATCGGTGAATGTATGATTGAGCTGAATGGCAAACCATTCGGCCCGATGCAACAAACTTTTGGCGGTGATACCCTCAACGCAGCCGTTTATCTTTGTCGCGGTTGCGCAGCCAATGCCGAGCCGGAGAGTATAAAAGTCTCCTACGTCACGGCTTTGGGGCGCGACCCGCTTAGCCAAGGTATGCTCTCGCGTTGGCACCAGGAAGGACTCGATACCGAATTGGTATTGCGTGATGAACAGCGCTCTCCGGGGTTGTATTTAATCCAGCTCGATGAGCAGGGGGAACGAACGTTCTTGTACTGGCGTAACCAATCGGCAGCGCGCTATTTGATGCAACATCCGGAGATTCACCAGATCAAAGCAGCGTTGACCGATGTCGATATGGTATTCCTCAGTGGTATTACCCTCGCCATTTTGCCCGAGCAAGATCGGATGGAACTGCTCAACCTGTTGGCAAAATTGCGTCAACAAGGCGTGGAAATCGCATTTGACAGCAATTTCCGTCCGGCACTTTGGCCCGATGATCATCATGTCACCGTGAAAACGATCTACGAGGCCATGTATCGGCTCACCGATCTAGCCTTGGTGACATTTGATGACGAACAACAATTGTGGGGCGATCTCACACCGACACACACGCTGAATCGCTTGAAAAAACTCGGGGTACAGCGTTGCGTCGTTAAAATAGGGGCGGATGGATGCCTCGTTCAGGGGGATGATACATCGGTTCACACCGTGGCCACGACGCCTGTTGCACAGGTTGTCGATACGACCTCGGCCGGTGACTCATTCAATGGCGGTTTTTTGTCTGCCTATTTAGCCGGATACGGACTGATAGCCTCGTGCCAACGCGGTAATCAACTCGCGGGGACTGTCATTCAACATCGCGGTGCGATTATCGATCCTATCTATACTCAGGCTGCGCTACTCTCTCAATAA
- a CDS encoding bifunctional 4-hydroxy-2-oxoglutarate aldolase/2-dehydro-3-deoxy-phosphogluconate aldolase, whose protein sequence is MSDIKQQIKAIKIIPVIAIDKAEDIIPLGKVLVENGLPAAEITFRSDAAAQAIRLLRESQPDMLIGAGTVLNRDQVIAAKEAGATFIVSPGFNPNTVRACQELGIEIIPGINNPSVVEAALEMGITTMKFFPAEPSGGISMVKSLLAPYTNLELMPTGGIKPSNVKDYLDIPRVIGCGGTWMVEKSLIENGDWEELARLTREAVALIQE, encoded by the coding sequence ATGTCTGACATTAAACAGCAAATCAAAGCAATCAAAATCATTCCTGTGATTGCGATCGACAAAGCCGAGGACATTATTCCTCTGGGTAAAGTATTAGTAGAAAACGGCCTGCCCGCAGCAGAAATCACCTTCCGTTCTGATGCAGCCGCGCAAGCCATTCGCCTGCTACGTGAATCACAACCGGACATGCTCATCGGTGCAGGTACTGTGCTTAACCGGGATCAGGTTATTGCCGCCAAAGAAGCAGGTGCGACATTCATTGTCTCTCCCGGTTTTAACCCCAACACTGTTCGGGCTTGTCAGGAACTAGGGATTGAAATCATTCCGGGCATCAACAATCCGAGTGTCGTTGAAGCCGCGCTTGAAATGGGCATCACCACCATGAAATTCTTCCCGGCAGAACCATCGGGCGGCATCAGCATGGTTAAATCTTTGCTTGCCCCATATACCAATCTGGAGCTGATGCCGACCGGCGGGATTAAACCATCCAACGTCAAAGATTACCTCGATATCCCCCGCGTGATTGGCTGTGGCGGAACTTGGATGGTCGAGAAGTCACTGATTGAAAATGGCGACTGGGAAGAACTCGCCCGTCTCACTCGTGAAGCTGTCGCTTTGATTCAGGAGTAA
- a CDS encoding asparagine synthase family protein — METGFSLIKKPGVNIDKRIETSFNCNVISISDGILCVGKRENYSQYNEEKIIHLIGDIHNLDFINELISNLCSNAKNAEPAHIIMIMIKQLGIQSLSLLEGDFCIIIENNNSTYQVITNPFGMNPVSIISSHDEHSLWITNNLKVFASVEGDKAIHFKNPSLVCIDGPRQNNYSPIHNAIKLKPASINEISFDRKGYFYNKVSDLLFCSNHCETNFDEDLLLQIIDNYIQSPISDSYNQYKKVGIPLSGGLDSSLITLLASEQFDNIYTYSIGTESFNEFPYAEIVSECLHTNHENKILDEKDIINGVIESIYYNEIFDGLSAEIQSGLFNVYKMANKNSELLLTGYGSDLLFGGVINPSSQHDPNQELSQLVYRTQWTSEFSTLGPREFGIDVRHPFWTRRLISLCENMNHKLKIRDNENKYILRKYVDSFKKLPDEIVWRKKIGIHEGSAVDQSFANTLGVKVDNYYEKNLFTYKMYQSLILGRININDYNLDEIKKIITE, encoded by the coding sequence ATGGAGACAGGATTTTCTTTAATCAAAAAACCCGGTGTAAATATAGACAAAAGAATAGAAACATCTTTTAATTGCAATGTAATCTCCATTTCTGATGGAATATTGTGCGTAGGAAAAAGAGAGAATTACAGCCAGTATAATGAAGAAAAAATCATTCATTTAATTGGCGATATACATAACTTGGATTTTATTAACGAGCTTATATCAAACTTGTGTTCAAATGCGAAAAATGCAGAACCTGCTCACATCATCATGATCATGATAAAGCAATTAGGTATTCAATCGCTGTCTTTACTTGAGGGTGATTTCTGTATCATCATTGAGAATAACAATTCAACATACCAAGTTATTACCAATCCATTTGGAATGAATCCTGTAAGTATTATTTCATCTCACGATGAGCATTCATTATGGATTACAAATAATCTAAAAGTATTTGCAAGTGTTGAAGGCGACAAAGCCATTCACTTCAAAAATCCGAGTCTAGTTTGTATCGATGGCCCAAGACAAAATAATTATTCTCCGATCCATAATGCAATTAAATTGAAACCGGCCAGTATTAATGAAATATCTTTTGATCGTAAAGGATATTTTTATAACAAAGTTTCAGACCTACTCTTTTGTAGCAATCATTGTGAAACAAATTTTGATGAAGATCTGCTTCTTCAAATTATTGACAATTATATACAATCACCGATCAGTGATTCGTACAATCAGTATAAAAAGGTCGGAATCCCCCTCTCTGGCGGACTGGATTCCAGCCTCATCACGCTCCTAGCAAGTGAGCAGTTTGACAATATTTATACCTACTCAATTGGTACAGAGTCCTTCAATGAGTTTCCATACGCAGAAATCGTTTCTGAGTGTCTACATACCAACCATGAAAATAAAATATTAGATGAGAAAGATATTATCAACGGTGTCATTGAATCTATTTACTACAATGAAATTTTTGATGGGCTTTCGGCAGAAATTCAATCTGGCTTATTTAATGTCTACAAAATGGCAAATAAAAACTCCGAACTGCTATTGACTGGTTACGGTTCAGATCTACTGTTTGGTGGTGTAATCAACCCTAGCAGTCAGCATGATCCAAACCAAGAATTGAGCCAATTAGTCTATAGAACTCAGTGGACTTCAGAATTTTCAACGCTTGGCCCTCGTGAATTCGGCATTGATGTCAGACACCCATTCTGGACAAGACGGTTGATTTCATTGTGTGAAAATATGAATCATAAATTAAAAATCAGAGACAATGAAAACAAATATATTCTTAGAAAATATGTTGATTCATTTAAAAAATTACCCGATGAAATTGTTTGGCGTAAAAAAATTGGTATCCATGAGGGGTCTGCTGTCGACCAATCGTTTGCCAATACACTTGGTGTCAAAGTTGATAATTATTATGAGAAGAATTTATTTACATACAAGATGTATCAGTCATTGATATTAGGCAGAATTAATATTAACGATTACAACTTAGATGAAATAAAAAAAATAATTACGGAGTAA
- a CDS encoding enoyl-CoA hydratase/isomerase family protein has product MTIKTSDINSVRVITLNHKSIHNPFSEALEDAMKAALVEADHDTNISAIVVYGGDNRSFSAGGDFNEVRNLKGGAEVDRWIDRVIDLYQTVLNVKKPTVAAIDGYAIGMGFQFAMMFDTRIMSSTGKFIMPELKHGIGCSLGAQILSHCIGYNAMKSIVYSCDELDAAEATQLHLADSITPPEQLLSTAISEAQKLSAYPTSSFRSTKKVMNHGYFELLETARKESKEVHRLSFGAGDAQQHFNRVLKTTSEIGA; this is encoded by the coding sequence ATGACAATCAAAACATCTGACATTAATTCTGTCAGAGTGATTACACTCAATCATAAAAGTATTCATAACCCATTTAGTGAAGCGCTTGAAGATGCAATGAAAGCCGCTTTAGTTGAAGCAGATCATGATACCAATATCAGTGCCATCGTGGTTTATGGTGGTGATAATCGTTCTTTCAGTGCCGGCGGTGACTTCAATGAAGTCCGCAATCTGAAAGGCGGGGCAGAAGTGGATCGCTGGATAGATAGAGTGATTGACTTGTATCAAACCGTACTCAATGTCAAAAAGCCAACCGTTGCAGCAATCGATGGTTATGCGATTGGGATGGGTTTTCAATTCGCCATGATGTTTGATACCCGCATCATGTCATCCACCGGTAAGTTCATTATGCCTGAATTAAAACACGGGATTGGTTGTTCTTTGGGCGCTCAAATACTATCACACTGCATTGGCTATAACGCGATGAAGTCTATTGTTTACAGTTGTGATGAGTTGGATGCCGCCGAAGCGACTCAACTTCACCTCGCTGATTCAATAACACCGCCAGAGCAACTTTTATCAACCGCGATAAGCGAAGCACAAAAATTGTCGGCCTACCCTACGTCATCTTTCCGCTCGACTAAAAAAGTAATGAACCATGGCTATTTTGAGCTTTTGGAAACCGCAAGAAAAGAATCGAAAGAAGTTCACCGACTTTCGTTTGGTGCCGGAGATGCACAGCAACATTTTAACCGAGTATTAAAAACAACGTCAGAAATAGGAGCATAA
- a CDS encoding TauD/TfdA dioxygenase family protein: MDYEPIMSTSFGAKMTEESFKQSTPEEIKQLLREKGFLVVQDIKLDANDFRDFYTAYGEIVEYSEERIGVGFGYVDTLKLDGEKGKIVTGRGQLPLHADGGLLLTAVDHVFLYSNTIENMKFRGATTVVDHVLANQEMPNHLKDILENETFQARVLEKGYYSDVSPEGWFDVPVFTDLGWIKKMLIYFPFHEGQPASWESRIVGFSQEENDKFFRELEAFYKQDRYYYKHYWKSNELLIMDNRRVIHEREEFQDDNIVRRLYRGQTSEAEELAELSA, encoded by the coding sequence ATGGATTATGAACCAATCATGAGTACCAGCTTTGGTGCAAAAATGACCGAAGAAAGCTTTAAGCAATCAACACCTGAAGAAATCAAACAGCTTTTGAGAGAAAAAGGATTCTTGGTTGTTCAAGATATTAAACTCGATGCCAATGATTTCCGGGATTTTTATACCGCCTATGGTGAAATTGTTGAGTATTCAGAGGAGCGAATCGGGGTTGGATTTGGTTATGTCGATACACTCAAACTCGATGGTGAAAAAGGAAAAATTGTCACCGGTCGAGGACAATTACCACTCCATGCGGATGGTGGATTACTACTCACGGCTGTGGACCATGTTTTTCTTTATTCTAACACCATCGAAAACATGAAATTCAGAGGTGCGACAACCGTTGTCGATCATGTTCTTGCAAACCAAGAAATGCCGAACCACCTGAAAGATATACTTGAAAATGAGACATTCCAAGCGCGTGTTTTAGAAAAAGGGTATTACTCTGATGTCTCACCGGAAGGTTGGTTTGATGTGCCAGTTTTTACAGATTTAGGCTGGATTAAAAAAATGCTGATTTATTTTCCATTCCATGAAGGTCAGCCAGCAAGCTGGGAATCCAGAATCGTTGGTTTTTCACAGGAAGAAAATGACAAGTTCTTCAGAGAACTTGAAGCGTTCTACAAGCAAGACCGATATTATTACAAACATTATTGGAAAAGTAATGAACTCCTCATCATGGATAACCGAAGAGTCATTCACGAAAGAGAAGAGTTTCAAGATGACAATATAGTTCGACGTCTATATCGCGGCCAAACATCTGAAGCTGAAGAACTAGCTGAATTATCTGCTTAA
- a CDS encoding proline dehydrogenase family protein, with protein sequence MYYRHSNLELIFKYFSSVILSNRYIGVIFVKIFKWLITKGVRSKFHEIIYKIYFGGENIKEAIDTSDKLSRDGTASLLDYAVEGIDHSSGFQAALDNTIRLIKLSSHNKHLPFVVIKPSSIGSSLIYQKISQRQCLSAGEINDWNQIKQRYEDIFQFASQHNVKVMVDAEQSWIQPAVDELVIQSMKRYNTTQTVIYLTIQCYLKDKLTFLQHCYQESIQHHFKAGIKLVRGAYLEDERRHCTDIAEFPIFSTKEETDNNYSSAIEFIANNIKNFSPFFATHNNESIDKIVQYPVLSHAWSGQLYGLSDHLTLRLKQYGFKTSKYVPYGPMESSLPYLLRRIEENSISTQSFIEEQETIRKEIKNRLFHRKSSSKLDQLDNKR encoded by the coding sequence ATGTATTATCGACACTCAAATTTAGAATTAATATTTAAATATTTTTCATCTGTCATTTTATCCAACCGATATATTGGCGTTATATTCGTAAAAATATTTAAATGGTTAATCACTAAAGGTGTCCGTTCAAAGTTCCATGAAATTATATATAAAATATATTTTGGCGGAGAAAATATCAAGGAAGCGATTGACACATCCGATAAACTCAGCCGAGATGGAACTGCCAGTTTACTCGACTATGCTGTCGAAGGTATTGATCACTCATCTGGGTTCCAAGCTGCACTCGACAATACAATAAGATTAATCAAACTATCGAGCCATAATAAACATCTCCCATTTGTTGTTATTAAGCCTTCTTCAATTGGTTCTAGTCTGATTTATCAAAAGATATCTCAACGGCAATGCCTTTCGGCTGGTGAAATCAATGACTGGAACCAAATCAAGCAACGTTATGAAGATATCTTTCAATTTGCATCTCAACATAATGTAAAAGTCATGGTCGATGCGGAACAGTCTTGGATTCAACCCGCCGTGGATGAGCTGGTCATTCAATCGATGAAGAGATATAACACCACCCAAACCGTGATTTATTTAACGATCCAATGCTACCTTAAGGATAAATTGACATTTCTCCAGCATTGCTATCAAGAATCTATTCAACATCACTTCAAAGCAGGTATTAAATTAGTTCGCGGGGCCTATTTGGAAGATGAGCGAAGACATTGTACGGATATAGCTGAGTTTCCTATTTTTTCAACAAAGGAAGAAACTGACAATAATTATTCATCTGCTATTGAATTTATTGCCAATAATATTAAAAACTTTTCTCCTTTCTTTGCGACACATAATAATGAAAGTATTGATAAAATAGTTCAATACCCTGTACTCTCTCATGCTTGGTCTGGCCAACTTTATGGGCTTTCTGATCATTTAACTCTTCGTCTTAAACAATATGGATTTAAAACAAGTAAATATGTTCCCTATGGCCCGATGGAAAGCTCCCTTCCCTATCTACTGCGACGAATTGAAGAAAATTCAATCTCTACACAATCTTTCATTGAAGAGCAAGAAACGATTAGAAAAGAGATAAAAAACCGACTATTTCATAGAAAGTCATCTTCAAAATTAGATCAATTAGATAACAAGAGATAA
- a CDS encoding 2Fe-2S iron-sulfur cluster-binding protein — MQNNKCIINEEIIEFPLDKENSILDTALKHGIDLHYNCQAGFCGRCKVLLKKGQVDMDHSGGISRTEIKERYILACCSTPLTPIEIEVVN; from the coding sequence ATGCAAAATAATAAATGTATCATCAATGAAGAAATAATTGAGTTTCCTCTTGATAAGGAAAATTCAATATTAGACACTGCATTGAAACATGGCATTGATTTACATTATAATTGCCAAGCCGGATTTTGTGGTCGATGTAAAGTATTATTAAAAAAAGGGCAAGTAGACATGGATCACTCCGGTGGTATTTCTCGGACAGAAATAAAAGAACGCTACATTTTAGCTTGCTGTTCCACGCCCCTGACTCCAATTGAAATAGAGGTTGTTAATTGA
- a CDS encoding formylglycine-generating enzyme family protein produces MRYLLFLCIYSINFSVFSSTKNIPKVEESLVQAGDYYVGDVFGQQPYEKHTNVTIKSFYIMQNEVTRSLLDQVKNWAIQHSLVKGDMIKESNKEESNIAAANVSWWDAIIFSNMISRYYDLSPYYLDKSNHPIFERPEDGIVTVDDSASGYRLPSIFEWQIAARGGQEALKNQTYGTLFAGSDQRDSVGWFPTDDLSQQEMPYLVRQKKPNELNLFDMSGNVAEWTGEAFNLDDNNILYFYCGGSFIISDDSLANCDIHSRGHKRPDLGFRLVRYASQP; encoded by the coding sequence ATGCGTTACTTATTATTTTTATGCATTTATTCTATCAATTTTTCTGTCTTCTCATCGACTAAAAATATACCGAAAGTAGAAGAGTCCCTTGTTCAAGCAGGAGACTATTACGTTGGTGACGTTTTTGGTCAACAACCGTATGAAAAGCACACAAATGTGACGATAAAGTCTTTCTATATCATGCAAAATGAAGTGACACGTTCATTGTTGGATCAGGTCAAAAATTGGGCAATCCAGCATAGTTTAGTGAAAGGCGATATGATTAAAGAATCAAATAAAGAAGAATCAAATATAGCTGCTGCGAATGTGTCATGGTGGGATGCTATTATTTTCTCAAATATGATCAGCCGTTATTATGATCTATCTCCTTATTATTTAGACAAGTCAAACCATCCTATTTTTGAACGCCCCGAAGATGGAATCGTCACAGTCGATGATTCAGCTTCCGGTTATCGTCTTCCTAGTATTTTTGAATGGCAAATTGCAGCGCGAGGGGGACAAGAAGCATTAAAAAATCAGACCTATGGAACATTATTTGCCGGTTCAGATCAGAGAGATTCTGTGGGTTGGTTTCCAACCGATGATTTATCACAACAAGAAATGCCTTATCTTGTCAGACAGAAAAAACCGAATGAACTTAATCTATTCGATATGTCTGGCAATGTTGCGGAATGGACTGGAGAAGCCTTTAATCTCGATGACAATAACATCCTTTACTTCTATTGCGGAGGAAGTTTTATCATCAGCGATGACTCTCTGGCAAATTGTGATATCCATTCCCGCGGTCATAAAAGACCTGACTTAGGTTTTCGATTAGTGAGATATGCCTCGCAGCCTTGA